Proteins encoded in a region of the Solanum dulcamara chromosome 9, daSolDulc1.2, whole genome shotgun sequence genome:
- the LOC129904237 gene encoding uncharacterized protein LOC129904237, translating into MRGVGGPLLCIGDLLSDVGESNAGGDQLPSHAIKTPSPDYDSSLQPSDLNKLFQEKYEQLNKALAGTDHSWTHLTLELCTALETANKLVHSTNSKVGLLKDKVEELWEVINRRDTMIEAAKAFEGSPKQP; encoded by the exons ATGAGAGGGGTGGGAGGGCCATTGTTATGCATCGGCGATCTGCTAAGTGACGTTGGAGAAAGTAATGCCGGCGGGGATCAGCTTCCGTCGCACGCAATCAAAACACCTTCACCGGACTACGATTCCAGTCTCCAACCCTCCGATCTAAACAAGCTCTTTCAG GAAAAGTATGAGCAGCTGAACAAGGCACTTGCTGGCACAGATCATTCATGGACGCATCTCACGCTGGAG CTATGTACTGCACTGGAGACTGCAAACAAGTTGGTTCACTCAACCAATTCTAAGGTTGGCTTGTTGAAAGATAAGGTTGAGGAGCTTTGGGAAGTCATTAATAGAAGAGACACAATGATAGAAGCTGCAAAAGCCTTTGAAGGCTCTCCAAAACAACCTTAG